TGTTCACTGAATGGCAGTAGAAAGCATTACATTCAAGAAACACTTATTATGGAACCTACCAGATTCTTTATGCTTGATcacctttttttgtctttgttttgttttttaaattgcaatTAAAAGTAACAAGCAATGAAGCTTTGCCAgattatttcctttcattttgtttccttgtgcATTTGCCAGATGTGCCAGTAATTTAGGCAGTGCTGTTGCTTCTTCAAAGAACCttagaaaaagatgaaagatttTTTAATGACAGATCAAAAGATGCAGCTTTCACCTCTCAGTGACCGTAAGTGGACTCTTTCAGTGAGGCACTTCACAGTCGACAGAACCACTTTTCTGATAATCTAGAACTACGATTATGCTTTGCATTAGTTAAACCCACCATAAGTTAGGTGTTCTAACTGCTgttgctttcttcatttttaaaagaagtacTACAGCACATATAATTTTACAGAGATCTAGAATGAGTTTATTATTTTCAGACAGTTTATCTTATATTACAGAATCCTTAGAGGTCAGCTCGAACTCCAAAACCTGGTCCTTTCGGTGGCTCAGTCAGAGAAGTAAGGCCACCAGCTGGCTCACAAGAGAAACGTCCActcctgaaaaatgaaaaacaattttttatCCAGTGCTAGTACTGTTATCACCTCACATACTGTGTGTATCTGACTTGAGCCtgaagctgcttttttctttcattctttcatgACAAATAGTTTCATAACTGAAATGCAAGATAGGATGACTAGTTTTTTATTGATTTATAGTTTGGCCAGACAAAAGTGATGCTGATCCCAGTAATACCAAAGGCAGTATCTGATTACAGTGATCATATTTTTGTTAAAGATGCTTCCCTGTGTTTGGAAACCATAGTTGTTTTAAGACTGTtgtattaagaaaacaaaaaccaaacccaaaacatgaTGATGAAACAACAGGAATAGGTAACACACCCAAGTCAAACTAATTCCTCCATTCACGCAAACGTGTGTAGTTGGGCTAACAGAGAACAGTGGAAAATAACAGTTCAGAAATAACCCTTCCACAAACTTGCAGTCCTGAGTTTTGTCAGAAATTGAAAagacaccaaacaaacaacatgAATTTGTTCACTCACATGagctagaaaaataaaaaggcaacagGTGATATCATTCAGCTATTAAGTACTAAGCCAAACAGAATTAATGTTTTCACATTTCATGCTCCTCTAGTCAGTCATCAAGAACATGCAAATTCTCTGTTCCTTCCAGTTCTTTTTGGCTTTGAAGATACCGAAGGCACTGAATACATGCCATTCTGTTCAGGATGTGAATTAGTGCTTTTTATCTGTAGGTTATGACCTCAAATCACTGGAACAGGAATCCAGTTTTTCAGAAGAATCAGCCTTCAAGTAGTTGGCCAATATTATACAAACAGAGCATACCTTGGGCCAGGTTTGGGAACTTTGCCAGCCTTCAGTTCATCAATTATGTCTTCGATATCTTTAGGTGTCAAATCTtcctgtaaaaaagaaaacaaaaccaaataactgACCAAACAGAAACAGCGACTCTCACAAGTCAGCAACTGCGCTAATTGCAGCATTCAAAATTCATCAGATTAGGGGCTCTCAGGTGTGGTGCTACATAGGCAATTTTGACTCTGTCCATTAACATGCATACTTGTTTAAAGAATTAGGAAAATTAAGAAACCTACTGTCATTTTAATGTTAAAGTTTGTTTTATATGTATTGCAGAAATTATGTTAAACCTAACAATGTTGATGCAGGTATTGTGTTTTCAGCTTCCTTGGTACCTCATTGAGCTGGATCTCTATCTACCCACTGTATCCATAGTAGTACATAATGATGTCAGCTGTGACAAAAGTAATTGTGGGTATAGTTCAAGAGTACAGTTCATAAAAATTAATCAGACTGTGataacaataaaatattataaaagtAAGTTGGttatgtgggtttttgtttgggatggttgttgttgttttgggtttttttttaagctggatTCAGTCAATACATTAATTCCTTTGGTCTGATGGCATCTAGGTCAGGCGTAATTCAGGTCAGCCAAATTTAGAAGtctgaaagttaaaaatagTGTTAAGCCTGCCCATGCTTTCCATCAGactgctttaaagtgctttcgAAAGCTTATCAAATACCTATCTAAAAATCCCAGATTTATGGGTAGACTACTATCACAGAAACACATTACCCCACTTGTATAAATCAACACagtaatggaaaggaaaaatactccAATACACTGTGCTACAGATGAAGTGTGCTAGGAGGAGGCTAAGAAACTAAAAGATGTTCTAGGTTATAAGCTGTCCTTGCCAACAGGAATTTGAAGTAACTGACCAGAACTTCAGAGTCTgaaacaaatgcaaacacaaCCCAGTAAAGAAGTTTCATCTTTAAAAAGGGAATGCAGTACTTACGTAGTAATTATCATTTATTTGTACCATTGGTGCATTTACACAAGCACCTAAACATTCCACTTCTATCAGTGTGAAGAGTTTATCGGGTGTTGTTTCCCCAACTTTTATACCTAAACCAAAAAAGAATATTAGGTTCAGCAATGGTTATTGAGCAAGATTAATAAAGTACTCCAGAGACACGTCATTACTTGTGTTTTGGACTTAAAAACAGCTGCATAGTTAAGCTGTCTTAAATGAGGccaaaatatttccattcaACAAAAGATGCTAACAAACCGTGAAGTCAGTTTTCATGTACATTTTGGAGACCTTATTTATAGGTTTACAGTTACGActtactgaaaaataaccaTGAAATGACAATTCTAAGAAACAGAACAGCTCTACTTGGGGACATTTTCAGTAATCAATACAATAgaatggaaaacagagaaaacagctttcatGTGCTGATATGAAATACATTAATATGGCACTGAGTATAAAATTCCCAAATTAACCAAGATTCAAGCATTAAAATTCTTAGCTACAAATTCATAAACAACTTCCAATTTTATATACCAAGGTCTATATATTGAACAACACTGTACACTACTACAGCTACCATgacatgtttttgttttagtgATCCAGACAAATACCTTCCCCAGAGGACAGTTCAGCCACCGTAACATTTGAGTCTGATCTCAACAAAACACTCCGTGGAAAGAAGAatgctgaaaagcatttttcctctACAGTTATTGGGGGAGCAGGAACAACGCACTAATGAAAGTCTTAAGAAAGGCCTGTCTCAGTATGAACTACACTATCATCTTTAATGCTTTGATTTCTCAAGCTAAGAGTTTCAGTTAAAATTAAGCTATCTTTGCAGTAACAAACTTCATCTAAATTTCATCTAAATATGCCTTTTCCAGACCACAGAATATATGAAATGCAAGATAATCAGCTATGCAGCAGCTCTTCTCACATTGGGTCTTAGGAAGGGTTAGCATAGCTTGTAATTTCATAGAAAGGGAAGAGTTGTTAGTTGCTGATCTTATCCTCACTTCTGCTCATAACTATCcaataaggaggaaaaaaaaatcagaggccaggagcatctctcctgtgaagacaggctgagagagttgggcttgttcagcctggaggagtctcaggggagaccttacagcagccttctggtacctaaaggggacctacaagaaatctggagagggacttttcacaagggcatgtagggagaggacaaaggggaatggctttacaCTGAAatagggtagatttagattagatattaggaagaaattctttactgtgagagtggtgaggcaatggagcaggctgcccagcgaagttgtggctgccccgtccctggcagtgcaggttggacagagcttggagcagcctggtctagtggaaagtgtccctgcctttggcagggagcttggaactagatcatctttctggtccttccaacccaaactatcctatgattctatcactttgctgaagtaaaagaaaaaaaaaaaaaccaaaaaacccccaaatcctcACAATTTTCATATAGTATATACCtaaaaaatcttattttgcatagaaaaaaaaagccatagcATTCAGAGTCCTCTCCTATATATAGCATAGCACTTACTTTCTCAGTCCAAGAGTCACATTAGAATAATGAACTTCCTGGCAAACAGTCTTTAAAACCACTTTAAGATCAGTAAATGGCATTCCAGGCAAtggccttttctgctctgctgtattCAAATCTTTACAAATAAAGACTAAAGGCAGAATCTGAAATTTGAAGCTTTTAGCACCTCTTCTCCAATAATTTCACTCTGTATTTTCAATACTGTTGCTGTTCCCACAAGTAATTTTACTTCAACAGCATTaaacaaatgttaaaaaaattacaagtaTAGTGCATATCTGTGTCATACCAAGTTTCTTCTTAATGGCTTCTAAAATACTGTCAGAGTCTCGCAGCATGCACGGCGTGGTAGTGCAGACCTGAATATGGTACTTCCCAACAGGTTTGCGATTATACATTGTATAGAAGGTTGCTACTTCATACACTCTCATGGGAGGCATTTCTAATACTTCAGCAACCtgtaagaaggagaaaacaagagTATATTGAATTCTCGCAGGGCATCAGTAAAGGCATTTCACAAACCATTACAGTAAAGTCACCTGtcccctgcaggagcagggaagtAAGAAGGAGGGGATGGGTATCAATATACAGCTATATTCAAGTGCCAAGAGGAGATACCCAAGTTACTCTGGAGTCACCACACTTGAGAACAAACTCCACTGAGCCATCCATGGATTAGCACAGCGAGGAGCTCTGGTCAGTTCCCCTCCAGCATCTAGCATCATACACAAGCAGATGCAAGGAGTCAGCAGGGTTTCCAGGTTTCATTGTCAGCTCCAGCTCATACCACATTTCTGCTCTTTTGCTGTATGAGTGAACAAACTTGTACGAATCTGCCAACAGTAACCCACATAAGCCTTCTGTAAGGGAATACTTAAGGCTGGTGCTGTGGTCACCTAATTCAGACAGCAGGTCTGCCTCAGGTTCTGTGGCACACCATGGCTACTTCTGCAGATTGGCGTCACAGCTAATAAACAGGGGGTGTGGGGTGGGTAGCACGATCTCCATGGAGACAGTTCTGGTGCAAGTATCCCTGACCTCATTAACCTGGAACCCTGGCAAACTGCTCAGGTTGAGAACTGGCTCTGTTTTCAAAGGTAACTGTTTTATGTTCCAGTCTCTATTAGCAGGCAAATAACAGACCATGAAAAATATTCGTTCACTTTAATAGTATCAGTCCGAAACTTCAgagtaaataaacaaaaaatacttttcccATTCAGTATTAATAGAGGTTTGAAGCTTTATGCTACACTGTACAAACACTAGCTGACCTAAAATGCTGTCCTCTAAATGTGCCCATAACTCCTTCGCTATTTTCTGTAATCTCACACTCCTCACTTAGTGTATCTTAACTGAGTTTAAatcttctcattttaaaactggtGAAATGCCAGCTTGTAACACAAAATGTAatagatttatttatataaacagaattttttatttcttgttatttGACTACTGCCATGCAACCTATTACTTTGGAACAGTGCACTTGCTTGCTTTGAAACCATTTTAATAATTGGTAAGTCTTCCAGGCATTTGCTGTGAAGTGTTATACAACCTGTATGCTCATGACATGTACCACACTAAGGCTGGTCAGTCTGCAGTCTTTACAGGCCTAAAGACTGTAAAGCACGATCCTGGTAATGTGCATAGTATCACTAACCTGTGAGGAGAAAGCCCCCATCATCcttatctttcttctttcccaaacTTCAGCAGCAGACAAAAATCAAGTTTCTGTTCCAACTTCCAGGATGTGTCTGGGAAATCTAAACAGGGCTcatgtaattttgttttatctgtAGTTTCTAGCAACGGGCTAACATTGTGTAAAAAACAGAGCCCTGAGTTTTCTGCATTaattttcccttccatttttTGAAATGTAGCCTCATATGGAACTCTGACAATTCTGTGCTATGTGTAAATTCCCACATTAGTATGCTTTGATAAAGAAATGCCAGTATTCTAGTAagatactgaaagaaaacagtaaaactgTGCTTGAAACAGAATTCAGTACTAAATACCTTGTTCATAGCTGATATGGGCAACCATCCATGCTGTCTCTGTGCCAGATCTAGTACTGCCATGACAGCTGCAGACTTGTGTCCCCCTGGGTAGTTGTTTATGATTGCTTCTATCCGctttttaaagggaaagaggagaaaaatacatcAGTACTGATCTAAAGACAGAGTCTGtgcatttcactgctttttgtcTGCATACCTTTTGGTTTTCAGGTGTGAATTCAAATGGAGTATCTGGATTATTTTCAGGAGTATCTCTGTgcttcaggagaagaaaaagaaaatgtgtaaaaaTCAGGTTGTGAAGAAATTCAGGCCAGATTTACTGTTGTAAAATGGCTTCTCAGTAGACAGTTACAGTTGAATTCCTTGAATAGAACAGATATATTCCAGGTAAAGATTTCATAGAACTCAAAGGATTAAACTTCTCTGGGAAAGTTATCAAAAATATTGatagccctttttttttttattttcccatgaGAATTCAGAAGTCTTGAAGTGACATTTTCCTATAATAAAATCTCAGTTCTGATAAAAATCCTTATTCACCAGAAAAACTTCCTGCCCAAacctttcatttctctcttaCCTGCTCATTCTGATATCCTTGAAATACTTGTAGTTAAGTTTCATTCCAAACTTTATACAGTTTTCAAATTGAGAAATTTGCAAATTAAATGGAAAGCTTGGGGAATAATGCAAACTATACTTGAGCCTTGATGTTAAAAGCAAGTCACAACCAGCTAataataaaagctttaaaatgatATTTAGGAGAAAGAAACCCATTCCACTCACTTGCACTTTGATCATTTTCTGAAGTAGCCCAGGGTGATGTTGCAGTTTCCATGCTGCGTTCTTGTTGAGCAGCGAAGGGTTTAATGACAAATCTTAACATTGCAAAATACTTGCATACTGAAAGGCTGTCATCAGTGCAGAACTTAAAATATGTGTGGCCCATAGCTATTCCTGAGTTTAGCAATTTTAATATGGAAATATCAAAAGGCCAAATACTTCAATTACATCTGCTGGTCTAATGAGAGATTCCCTTTGCTTATCCTGTCTATATCCTGGAGCAGAGTACTACTGCCTCTCTCAATTTGGTAGCATGCACACCTACCATGGTCCCAAGTCTAATACAAAGCCACAGTCATTATGTACTTCAccaccaaggatgacttcccCCCCAAAAACAGCAATTACAGGAAGATAACTGATTCCCTTTGAACACACTAATAATTTATTAACTGTGAATTTACTGCTTATTGTGTGGTCTACTAGGTAACACAAGACAGCTTTGAGGAACACAGCTGTCACTCTTTTAGGCTGACCAAGATAAACGATTTGACTCCTCATTTGTAATGGTGGTGAGGGTTTTGTGCCAATTTTAATGAAAGTTCTCAAAAAGAGGCTGATGGAGAAAAAActgtttggaaatactgtgcagcttttaagtttttttccccttctagaCCTGTCTATGTTTTAGCTGAACAGATCAAATCCATGATTCATGGTAAGTATTTCCGTAACTTAACTTTTCCTTCTCAAATCTGCATGCCTGTTCTATTTTACCTTCCATAGCCATTTGATAGTTACAATTGTACTTAACCTcaatttcttttgtaaatatATTTGATTTATTGAAATCTCCCTCTTTGTCTAGAACAGCTTTTTTTCACTGTATCATCTCTAAACAGATATTTTATATGTGAAGAGGAATAATAAAGACTTTATATCCAAAGCTACAGCTGTCACACAGTCACTTCTACGCAGCAAGGCTCCAAAATACGCTGTAAAGGCTACAGCACAGGTGAACACTAttgagatcatagaatcatagaatagtttgggttggaaaggaccttaagatcatctagttccaacccctgtgccatgggcagggacacctcacactaaaccatgtcacccaaggtttcatccagcctggccttgaacactgccagggatggagcatttaccacttctttgggcctgttccagtgcctcaccatcctcccagtaaagaacttcttcttatacctaacctgaacttctcctgtttaagtttaaacccattacccctttttTCCTATTGCTGCaatctctgatgaagagtcccttcccagcatccttgtaggcccccttcagattttttgttttccattttcctaaACGGgcttcatctgtttctgtgcttcagaGAGTTTGATAGTTTTCATCAAAAGTTTAGATTTCAAGGCCAACTGAGCTGTGAAGATTTTGTCAGTTGCACATTCCCTAGTCTTGATTTGTCTGATGATGCACCTCTTATTCAAGACTTGCATGAACTGGTTTACTTCCGAATGATACGGGTgcatttctccctttttttttgagACAGATTCTGGTGAGCAAGATCAGAGTTAAGGACACAGTATTGGAGAGAATACTGTATTCGGTCACAGagtggttgaggttggaagggacctctggaggtcatccaGGCCGAACTCTCCTGTTCAAGCACGGCCACCCACAGCTGCTTGGCCAGGGCCATGTCCAGATGGAttctgagtatctccaaggTGGGAGACACCACAGCCTCTATGGGTAGCCTGTGACAGTCCTTAGTGACCCTCACAGTtacaaaaaaagtgtttcctgatgttctcTGAGgccattgcctctggtcctgtcactgggcatcaCTCTAAGTAGAGCCTGGATCTCTTTGCATCCTCCCTTCAGGTGTCTGAAGGCACTCCCTCCCCCAGCCTTCTCTAATAGtcacagctctctcagcttttcctcatgAATGATATGCTCATCAAAAGAAACCAATACCTTAAGGCTTCCTCCCTACACAAACTAAGTGCGAACAGCTATGTCTACCAATTACAGGTATTTGCTGAAAAGCAAGGTCAAACtttattcctttcatttttttcccagttcccTTCTCATGCTCCCCAATAAATTGAAAAATGGTGGAAGTACTCTCAGACCCAAGTATTTCACTGACCATCTTCACAAGTAATTGAAACTGTTAATACACTGATTCTCTAACCTGCTGTGCAGCCCTATGACAAAGCCCACATCAGGACAGCCTATATGTTAAGGAAACTCAGCCCATCTGTTTAAAACCACAAAGCAGAAGAGCTACATTTTAGCTGTTAAGGGGCTAAGCACAGGTAGAAGTCAGAGAGGGCACGTTTAAAGAAAGGTAGGTAACTATTATAAATAAAAGTATATTTGAAATCAGGCCTTTCCTGCCCATCAGAAATGCCAGGTTTGGAACAGCTCTCTTGCATTACTATAGGCAAACAATCTACCTAGTTTTAAGCTTCACATACATACTTTTTTTGGAAGAGTGATCTGTCCATCTGTGATGGTACTAAGTTTAAGTCTCTTCTTGTCTAGTTCAGAATGAAAAGGAGTATCAGTAGTTCTcttatttctatatttttctgataatgtgtaaggaaaacaaaacttgcATTAAAAAGGTTTGCAAAGGGATGCATAAGCATGTAAATTAGAACTGCCTTTTAATACTAGATCTTATGACAACCAGGTCCCCTTCTAGCCAGGTCCCCTGCTGTTACAAAACAAACATGCTGTATATATTTCCTGTCCTCACAGAGAGGTTTCATACACAGAAAGTGCAACAAGAACCACCAATatgctttgcaaaacaaaaccaagagacTTGTATGTATAAACTGACATACAAAGAGGGCTACCACCAGGTTAGTTACTCCCAGGTAAGTCCACTATTCCTCCACAAGCACTTTTTAACAACCTCTGACACTTTATATTAATTCCAGGAAACTGagacttactttttttttttcctaaatgttgTTTCTCcacccattccccccccccccccccccccaagaaatCTGGACAGAAGAAAGTCCCGTTTTCTGATTGTATATAAACACCTAGTGTTGATTAAAATCATACATTCAGTTCAAATCAGCAGGAAGAGTTTCCCTTGAAATCTGCTGTGTTAAACAACATCTGAAACTTGCTTTAAATGTTTCCAGTTGTAATTGTTTGCCCTGACTGCACATGCACTGACATCTGTCTTCTTCCCATAGCTTTTTGCTTCACAAAGGAACAAATATGagcctgttaaaaaaaaacaaccatcccccccccccccccccataaaacaccacacacacacttcccccttcccccctccccctggAACAATTTTCTGTGCTCTTCTAGCAAAAATTCTGttgtagaataaaaataaaggaagtcAACGATGCCATTAAATAAAGAGCTGCAAATCACAAGTAGCTAACTAGCTAACTAGAACACACCACTTCTCTACTTTCCTTCCTCTATTTTCAGGCTCCTCTCTCCAGCAAATAATTTAAACAGTTACATAAGTCTTGAAAAATACTTGGAGAATTTACAAAGCTATTTAGCTTCATGTGCCAGGCACCAACACACATTAGGATGCCAAAGACACCTTTTGCCTGTCTTCACCAACACAAACTACACTTGAAGTTTCCCGAGTTGTCAGCCTACACTGTTTCCTCTATTCCTTGAATACCAGCTCCCACTCTATAAATCATCGATGCTTGCTCAAGTTTCTGGAAAAGTATACAAAGCATGTACTGTAATCCCATTAATTTAGTTGTATGAGAAAAGCTGTAGAGGCAGTTGCAGAAAGGCAACACCACCAGCAAAAATCTGTCAAAAAATGCTGAGCACCTGCTTTCAACACAGTGGTCAATTCTCTAGTAAAGTGCTGATTCCTAGCAAGCACTGGAAAACCACCAAATTATTCAGCTGTTAAACCACAGACTAGCTAAAGCTCTAAACAGGGCAGAACGGGGCAGAATACACCTCTTGGAGATGCTTCAGGTTCTTTTCAGAAGCAGACAACACATTTGCTTTACACATTTAAATTggagtgctttttcttttttgcaatcgctattactatttttatatatatatagggatGCCTCTGATAATGCCTAATAACATCAATTATTAATCCTTATGCAACATGCTATATCACATATAAAATGAACAAGAACTGCATGGTTCAACTCACACTAAGCAGGGCTAAACCTGGATCTAACAGTAATTCTGCAGCACATGttagaaaacaagaaattacaCCTGCAAAAAGTTTCACGACCTCCAATTACAAATTCAACTAACGCCAATTATAAAGGGCAACAAGAACTGTTTTATAATGAAATACAGTTTAAGCAGAGTCTTATCTGCAATCACACCCAAATGCTACTAGTATCACCGTAACCACGAGTTTTCACTATACAAGGAAACAAGCACAAGgccaaaaactgaaaaaaaaaaaaaaaccaaaccaacaacgcTTTTAATACCCCATCATAACCATAATAAAAAGCTCtattgaaaaagaaaggctTCATTGTAAATGCCAGCAGGCTTCTATAGCAAAGTTTTGTCTATCAGAAGCTTTCAGGCAGATTAAAAAAGCATATGCCAAGTCTTACACATTCCCCTCACAGTAAGATAGAAAATGACTTACCACAAATAAGGCTCCTCCACTGGCATTGCATCCTGCTGTTCTATGTAAGTATCGGACTTGTCTTATctacaaacaaaataaagcacaaagtATTAAACAGTTAATAATTTATATACTGCTAGTGGCTGCTTTCAGAACCAGCTTGATTTCTTCTCTAAATGTAAACTATTAATACTACTATCATCATTAATAATTTAAACTAAGTCAAGAAGAGACTATTAGGAGCTTTCCTCTACTATTAGGAGCTTTCCTctactattaggagataaaatCTCTTAATTCACTTTGACCGTTTTAGACAACATAGAAGTAAAAGGATTTAACTTCAGGTAATACTCTGCCACAGCTTAACTGAAATGCCTCAAAGACAAATTCTCATCAAACATTTCATGAAGAATTTTCTAATTTGTTAGTTTATATCATAAGTACTTTAAATGTAAAGACTGCAGAAACTACCACTACTACAGTGGTTCTTTCTCATTGACATGCTTTTGCAGCTTTTATCTAACTGAGCAGTATGATCAGGCATATGAGGACAAATGTAAACACAAACCTGAAATATCATCAGAACACACATCTATATGCAAGTTCTGTTTAGCTATTCTCTGTACTCTCTGTCTGGATCTGTCATGCCAAAACAGATCAAGATTTCTAGATTCTGGCCAGTAATACTAATCATTCTATAacaaatttaattttgtattattattattatattgaATTCTAGATCAATTTTTGTATTTCCTAAAGTAtagcatatatataaaaaatacatataaaaatatatataaatatatatatatataaatatataaaataacaagggaagagaatacgataccacccgccgaacgagtttgacccccacAAAGAGAGCCCATGTTCTTcggggtaactcccagttacctccctgggcatgacgtgctgtggttatggaatacctctttggctagcttgggtcaggtgtcctgtctctgcttcctcccggcctcccctcatccccagcagagcatgagactcacaaagtccttggtcagagtaaacattacttagcaacaactaaaaacatcggtgttatcagcgctgttcccaggctgaaagtcaaaactcagcactgcaccagctactaagaaagagaaaaactgactcctactgctgaacccaggacagtacccaccccttattccataccattcacgtcatgctcagatcccacattttcaatataccatctctcttacatatatatacatccacatacacacacagagagaaagaaatcatttcttagtgcatggaccaatccctataatgctgtcaagtccattcagtccatgatgtcaggttctaTCCCTTCTAACAGTccttcagggcaggaaaggctgtgtgcagtgctggatcattgcctgctgatgctcatcgttccttcactgcagaactcgtctggttctatcaaaattcattctctgttgggatgatggttggagggaagtcagggccagttgctggtgacctgaagacatctagttgatgggctataaaagtattacacaggaGGCAACAGCATACATTTAAGTTCAcgtttatgttgccaatctaagtccatctgagccactttaatcttagcagctttatccacttgttggttgttctggtgttcctcagtggcccgactcttgggtacataggcatctacatggcgtaccttcaccaccaggttctacacccgggcagcgatatcttgccacagtgcagcagcccagatgggtttacctctgcattgccagttgctctgcttccattgctgcaatcacccccacagggcatttgccaccatccatgagtcagtatagagataaagtactggccacttttctcattcagcgatgtccagggccagctggatggctttcaccttggcaaattgactcgattcaccctctccttcaagcagtttctgcaacttgtcatctaggactccatacggctgccttctaTCTCCGATGCTTTCGCACGATaaggcaggacccatcagtaaacaa
This sequence is a window from Lathamus discolor isolate bLatDis1 chromosome 2, bLatDis1.hap1, whole genome shotgun sequence. Protein-coding genes within it:
- the NDUFV2 gene encoding LOW QUALITY PROTEIN: NADH dehydrogenase [ubiquinone] flavoprotein 2, mitochondrial (The sequence of the model RefSeq protein was modified relative to this genomic sequence to represent the inferred CDS: inserted 2 bases in 1 codon) — translated: MRGARLLAAARRASGGLKEKGXGRGEGGLVVSAVAMFLWAPLRAAAARSIRQVRYLHRTAGCNASGGALFVHRDTPENNPDTPFEFTPENQKRIEAIINNYPGGHKSAAVMAVLDLAQRQHGWLPISAMNKVAEVLEMPPMRVYEVATFYTMYNRKPVGKYHIQVCTTTPCMLRDSDSILEAIKKKLGIKVGETTPDKLFTLIEVECLGACVNAPMVQINDNYYEDLTPKDIEDIIDELKAGKVPKPGPRSGRFSCEPAGGLTSLTEPPKGPGFGVRADL